In a single window of the Pseudomonadota bacterium genome:
- a CDS encoding FkbM family methyltransferase, which translates to MAPAHHPIFERFVRTPQKTDGTFVDNFVGAKTRNEYEAAMPPIPKLQTLNFSVSGRALKTDPDPSLPQMLSEDYFEWIDTLEAIDQAEGDFVMMELGAGYGRWLVNAAAAIRRHKTKSGLAAHFTAVEASPTRFRWLEQNFKDNGLDTATHRLLWGAVSDGAEPVMFPIYNANWPGNQDHDYGARLKKPDGSGFQRVNLKTDLNQLFPDLEYYESPAAEGQVFIRVPTTPLSHLLGDRSRVDLLDMDVQGAELAIIADSMDMLNRKVKRVHVGTHGEDIERAIKATFVQNRWVNVWDMPWHKMHGTSYGDMYFCDGIQGWKNPAFL; encoded by the coding sequence TTGGCCCCGGCCCATCATCCGATCTTCGAACGATTCGTGCGGACGCCGCAAAAGACCGATGGGACGTTCGTCGATAACTTCGTCGGCGCGAAGACCAGAAACGAGTATGAGGCGGCTATGCCGCCGATTCCAAAACTGCAGACATTGAATTTCAGTGTCAGCGGTCGAGCGCTCAAGACCGACCCGGATCCGTCGTTGCCGCAGATGCTGAGCGAAGATTATTTCGAATGGATCGACACCTTGGAGGCGATCGATCAGGCCGAGGGCGATTTCGTCATGATGGAGCTCGGCGCCGGCTATGGCCGATGGTTGGTCAATGCGGCCGCGGCGATCCGACGTCATAAGACCAAGTCGGGCCTTGCGGCGCATTTCACTGCGGTCGAGGCGAGCCCGACCCGCTTCCGTTGGCTGGAGCAGAACTTCAAGGACAATGGCCTCGACACCGCCACCCATAGATTACTCTGGGGCGCGGTTTCCGACGGCGCCGAACCAGTGATGTTCCCCATCTACAACGCCAATTGGCCTGGCAATCAGGATCACGACTATGGTGCACGCCTGAAGAAGCCGGACGGCTCCGGCTTCCAGCGTGTCAATCTCAAGACCGACCTGAACCAGCTCTTCCCCGACCTCGAATACTATGAGAGTCCTGCGGCAGAGGGGCAGGTGTTCATTCGAGTCCCGACCACGCCGCTGTCTCACCTTCTCGGCGACCGCTCGCGCGTGGATTTGCTCGACATGGATGTCCAAGGCGCGGAGTTGGCGATCATCGCCGACAGCATGGACATGCTCAATCGCAAAGTGAAGCGCGTCCATGTCGGCACCCATGGCGAGGACATCGAGCGCGCAATCAAAGCGACCTTCGTCCAGAACCGATGGGTGAACGTCTGGGATATGCCATGGCACAAGATGCACGGCACGAGCTATGGTGATATGTACTTCTGCGATGGCATTCAGGGGTGGAAGAACCCGGCTTTCTTGTGA
- a CDS encoding TIGR04372 family glycosyltransferase gives MTTRDALRQRLSLEPSHLDAIVAYCLSTLNAGRFSDCRTMAERALAISPDNYLALFSLFHALSQQNHTETLFLVAKKLFALDPASESSFYSVIQYHIVKISKHSLSKLELAVFFAWTMRSVSTYGLRDYSAHCLTSWFRDRIDARRLADIFHILGTTSNRTLETARSKNGTIKYLITDDSTRYIGEMAALFDYLHKMFRLGRLPKGDIHVLADAAPISNPAAFDLWSASVKPITAAGIAAAGEENFVRLNTTYLPYGKRYYLKTVVYCIIQREWERKGLRGLLNKNANIRGEDEFSKLLAERGWTRDDKIVCLHIREDVFNRDTVNRETQRFRNSDPRKIQSSLLYLTRQGYKIIRIGAQNTFVYEAMDGFFDYANSGKRSPELDVEILRICSFYFGSESGPFSLAIAFDKPCCTINLAQLSYGVMPGRCVYSTKLFLNRISNRIVPMSYLLHAPFRYISDQRVLDDHNIIAIENSAEEVLMTVKEFLRRLARDDFHDPSSFGQQQRQACKIFKRNRVVSNGLLCEDFLRKYQYFVA, from the coding sequence GTGACAACCCGCGATGCGCTTCGGCAGCGGTTGTCATTGGAGCCCAGCCATCTCGATGCCATCGTCGCCTACTGCTTGAGCACCTTGAATGCGGGACGTTTCTCTGACTGCCGGACGATGGCCGAGCGCGCCCTCGCGATCTCTCCAGATAATTATCTGGCGTTGTTTTCGCTGTTTCACGCCCTTTCTCAACAGAACCATACCGAGACTCTATTCTTGGTGGCGAAGAAATTGTTTGCCCTGGACCCGGCCTCAGAATCGTCATTTTATTCAGTAATACAATATCATATAGTAAAAATATCCAAGCATAGCTTGAGCAAGCTGGAGTTAGCGGTATTTTTCGCTTGGACGATGCGGTCCGTTTCCACCTATGGGCTGCGCGATTACAGCGCCCATTGCCTTACCTCCTGGTTTCGGGACCGCATCGATGCACGCCGCCTAGCGGACATTTTTCATATTTTGGGCACGACGTCTAACAGGACCCTCGAAACGGCAAGATCAAAAAACGGCACGATCAAATATCTAATTACCGATGACTCAACCCGCTACATCGGAGAAATGGCCGCGCTGTTCGACTATCTTCATAAAATGTTCCGCTTGGGTCGTCTGCCGAAAGGGGACATCCACGTCCTCGCCGACGCGGCGCCGATCTCGAATCCAGCGGCTTTCGACCTTTGGTCTGCATCGGTGAAGCCGATAACCGCGGCGGGAATTGCCGCTGCCGGCGAGGAGAACTTCGTGCGGCTCAACACGACTTATCTTCCCTACGGCAAGAGGTATTATCTCAAGACAGTTGTGTATTGCATCATTCAGAGAGAGTGGGAAAGGAAGGGTCTTCGTGGTCTACTAAACAAGAATGCAAATATCCGTGGTGAAGACGAATTTTCTAAGCTCCTGGCCGAGAGAGGATGGACGCGCGACGACAAAATCGTCTGCCTTCACATCCGCGAGGATGTCTTTAATCGAGACACGGTCAACCGGGAAACTCAAAGATTTCGCAACTCCGATCCGAGAAAAATTCAATCATCGCTGCTGTATCTGACACGGCAGGGCTACAAGATTATTAGGATCGGAGCTCAAAATACGTTTGTGTACGAGGCGATGGACGGTTTTTTTGACTACGCCAATAGCGGAAAGAGATCACCCGAATTGGACGTGGAGATTCTTCGAATTTGTAGCTTTTACTTTGGCAGCGAGTCAGGCCCATTCTCCCTCGCCATCGCCTTCGACAAGCCCTGTTGCACCATCAACCTTGCGCAGCTGTCCTACGGGGTGATGCCGGGACGATGCGTCTATTCGACAAAACTATTCCTGAATAGGATCAGCAATAGAATTGTGCCAATGTCTTATCTATTGCACGCGCCATTCCGTTACATCAGCGATCAGAGAGTATTGGACGACCACAATATTATTGCAATCGAGAATAGTGCGGAAGAGGTGTTGATGACGGTCAAGGAATTTCTTCGCAGGTTGGCACGGGACGATTTTCATGACCCTTCGTCCTTTGGTCAGCAGCAAAGACAAGCGTGCAAAATATTTAAAAGAAACAGAGTAGTCTCCAATGGTCTGCTCTGCGAGGATTTCCTTCGGAAATATCAATATTTTGTTGCATAA
- the mreC gene encoding rod shape-determining protein MreC — protein MQPPVRRSFTRIAEPLRGLAQRFAFLLLVLGTFGLMVVGKADIILIDRLRAAVADGVAPILAFLSEPAARVADVLQTMRELGELRQQNHELKVENERLNQWQFVARRMEAENNALRQLSRLVIDPPAHFITGRVVADGGGVFVRSLLVDAGRRAGAERGQAVLTAEGLVGRVSEVGERAARVILLTDLNSRIPVLIEASRDRAMLTGDNGEHPRLMYLPATARAVPGDRIVTSGDGGAFPPGIPVGVVIDSPDSGIRVQPYVDFTRLEYVRLVDFKLDAPSVTTEVPRGRPKR, from the coding sequence GTGCAGCCGCCGGTCCGACGTTCGTTCACCCGCATCGCCGAGCCGCTGCGCGGCTTGGCGCAGCGCTTTGCCTTCCTGCTTCTGGTGCTGGGCACCTTCGGCCTGATGGTCGTCGGCAAGGCCGACATCATCCTCATCGATCGGTTGCGCGCGGCCGTCGCCGACGGCGTGGCGCCGATCCTGGCATTCCTCTCCGAGCCGGCGGCCAGGGTGGCCGACGTGCTGCAGACCATGCGCGAGCTGGGTGAGCTGCGCCAGCAGAACCATGAGCTCAAGGTCGAGAACGAGCGGCTGAACCAGTGGCAGTTCGTGGCCAGGCGCATGGAAGCCGAGAACAACGCCTTGCGGCAGCTCTCGCGCCTGGTCATCGATCCGCCGGCGCATTTCATCACCGGCCGCGTGGTGGCCGATGGCGGCGGCGTGTTCGTGCGTTCGCTCCTGGTCGATGCCGGACGGCGCGCCGGCGCCGAGCGCGGCCAGGCGGTCTTGACCGCCGAAGGGCTGGTCGGCCGGGTCTCCGAGGTGGGCGAGCGCGCGGCCAGGGTGATCCTGCTGACCGATCTCAACAGCCGCATCCCGGTCTTGATCGAGGCCAGCCGCGACCGGGCGATGCTCACCGGCGACAACGGCGAACATCCGAGGCTCATGTACCTGCCGGCCACGGCGCGGGCGGTTCCGGGCGACCGCATCGTCACCTCGGGCGACGGGGGCGCCTTCCCGCCGGGGATTCCCGTGGGCGTGGTGATCGACTCCCCGGACAGCGGCATCCGGGTGCAGCCCTATGTGGACTTCACCCGGCTCGAATATGTGCGGCTGGTCGATTTCAAGCTGGACGCGCCGAGCGTGACCACCGAGGTGCCGCGCGGCCGGCCGAAGCGATGA
- a CDS encoding rod shape-determining protein, whose protein sequence is MFSRLLGMLSADMAIDLGTANTLVYVKGRGIVLNEPSVVAIATVRGKKTVLAVGDEAKLMLGRTPGNISAIRPLRDGVIADFEVAEEMIKHFIRKVHNRRSFANPQIIVCVPSGSTAVERRAIQESAESAGARRVYLIEEPMAAAIGAGLPVTEPTGSMVVDIGGGTTEVAVLSLGGIVYSRSVRVGGDKMDEAIIAYIRRNHNLLVGEGSAERIKKEIGSALGTGRCLEEMKTLRSVLIGSY, encoded by the coding sequence ATGTTTTCCAGGCTCTTGGGAATGCTGTCCGCGGACATGGCAATCGATCTCGGCACCGCCAACACGCTGGTCTACGTCAAGGGAAGAGGGATCGTGCTGAACGAGCCCTCCGTCGTCGCCATCGCCACGGTGCGCGGCAAGAAGACCGTGCTCGCGGTCGGCGACGAGGCGAAGCTCATGCTCGGGCGAACGCCGGGCAACATCTCCGCCATCCGTCCCTTGCGCGACGGCGTCATCGCCGACTTCGAGGTGGCGGAGGAGATGATCAAGCACTTCATCCGCAAGGTGCACAATCGACGCTCCTTCGCTAATCCGCAGATCATCGTCTGCGTGCCCTCGGGCTCGACCGCGGTCGAGCGCCGCGCCATCCAGGAATCGGCCGAGAGCGCCGGCGCCAGGCGGGTGTACCTGATCGAGGAGCCGATGGCGGCCGCGATCGGCGCCGGGCTGCCGGTGACCGAGCCGACGGGATCGATGGTGGTCGATATCGGCGGCGGCACCACCGAGGTCGCGGTCCTGTCCTTGGGCGGCATCGTCTATTCGCGCTCGGTGCGCGTCGGCGGCGACAAGATGGACGAGGCGATCATCGCCTATATCCGCCGCAACCATAATCTGCTCGTCGGCGAAGGCTCGGCCGAGCGCATCAAGAAGGAAATCGGCTCGGCGCTCGGCACCGGGCGCTGTCTCGAGGAGATGAAGACGCTGCGCAGCGTCCTCATCGGTTCGTACTAA
- the mrdA gene encoding penicillin-binding protein 2: MKWNDKEQDRSRLFTRRASLIAGGKLALLATLVGRMYYLQILQSDRYQKLAEDNRINLRLLAPPRGLILDRHGTPIASNQQNYRVVLVAEETADINLSLDALSELIPLAERDRRRILREAKRKRSFVPVLVRDNLSWEEVSRIEVNALKLPGLSIEAGLTRSYPYGETTTHVVGYVAPVSEQELTGDPLLELPELRIGKSGVERFHDLDLRGNAGTSQVEVNALGRVIRELSRDEGKPGRTIGLTLDIGLQNLVMARLAKQESASAVVMSVADGEVLALASHPSYDPAAFARGLTGQEWQDLLNHPRQALNNKAIAGQYPPGSTFKTMTALAALESGLLTPSHRVSCPGHFELGTTRFHCWKHEGHGSLDMLQGICQSCDVYFYDVARRVGMERISAMSRRFGLGSDLGFDLPGVRTGLIPSNEWKRASTGEAWQPGDTVNLGIGQGYITVTPLQLATMAARIASGRAVVPRLTRELIGSDRVAEKVIEEAPDLGISPASLAVIRAGMDAVSNDIVHGTARNKDQRIAEPSMHMAGKTGSAQVKRITQYERDHKLFDQKKWPWKDRHHALFIAFAPVQAPAYCCSVVVEHGMGGASAAAPIARDILLEAQTRDILRRGPVDRLAGASTTKG; this comes from the coding sequence ATGAAGTGGAACGACAAGGAGCAGGATCGCTCGCGGCTGTTCACCCGCCGCGCCAGCCTGATTGCCGGCGGCAAGCTGGCACTGCTGGCCACGCTGGTCGGGCGCATGTACTACCTGCAGATCTTGCAGAGCGACCGCTACCAGAAGCTGGCCGAGGACAACCGCATCAATCTCAGGCTGCTGGCGCCGCCACGCGGCCTCATCCTCGATCGCCATGGCACGCCGATCGCATCCAATCAGCAGAACTACCGCGTGGTGCTGGTGGCCGAAGAGACCGCCGACATCAATCTCAGCTTGGATGCGCTCTCGGAGCTGATTCCGCTCGCCGAGCGGGACCGCAGGCGCATCTTGCGCGAGGCCAAGCGCAAGCGGTCGTTCGTGCCGGTGCTGGTGCGCGACAATCTCTCCTGGGAGGAAGTGAGCCGGATCGAGGTGAACGCGCTCAAGCTGCCTGGGCTCTCGATCGAAGCGGGTCTCACGCGCAGCTACCCTTATGGCGAGACGACGACCCATGTCGTTGGCTATGTCGCCCCGGTCTCCGAGCAGGAGCTGACCGGCGACCCGCTTCTGGAGCTGCCGGAGCTCCGCATCGGCAAGAGTGGCGTTGAACGCTTCCACGATCTCGATCTTCGCGGCAACGCCGGCACCAGCCAGGTCGAGGTCAATGCGCTCGGCCGGGTGATCAGAGAGCTGAGCCGGGACGAAGGCAAGCCCGGACGCACCATCGGCCTCACCCTCGATATCGGCCTGCAGAACCTGGTCATGGCCCGGCTCGCCAAACAGGAGAGCGCATCGGCGGTGGTGATGAGCGTCGCCGACGGCGAAGTGTTGGCACTGGCCTCGCATCCCAGCTACGATCCCGCTGCCTTCGCCCGCGGCTTGACTGGCCAGGAATGGCAAGACCTGCTCAACCATCCCCGCCAGGCGCTCAACAACAAGGCGATCGCCGGACAGTATCCCCCGGGCTCCACCTTCAAGACGATGACCGCGCTGGCGGCGCTCGAGAGCGGCCTGCTCACGCCCTCGCACCGGGTCTCTTGTCCCGGGCATTTCGAGCTCGGCACGACGCGTTTCCATTGCTGGAAGCACGAAGGTCACGGCAGCCTCGACATGCTGCAAGGCATCTGCCAATCCTGCGACGTGTACTTTTACGATGTGGCGCGGCGGGTCGGCATGGAGCGCATCTCGGCCATGTCCCGCCGGTTCGGGCTCGGGAGCGATCTCGGCTTCGATCTTCCCGGCGTGCGCACGGGGCTTATACCCAGCAATGAATGGAAGCGGGCGTCGACCGGCGAGGCCTGGCAGCCCGGCGACACGGTCAACCTCGGCATTGGCCAGGGCTACATCACGGTGACGCCGTTGCAGCTGGCGACGATGGCGGCCCGGATTGCCAGCGGCCGTGCGGTGGTACCGCGCCTCACCCGCGAGCTCATCGGCAGCGATCGGGTGGCCGAAAAGGTCATCGAGGAAGCGCCCGATCTCGGCATCTCCCCGGCCAGCCTCGCCGTGATCCGCGCCGGCATGGACGCCGTCTCCAACGACATCGTGCATGGCACGGCGCGCAACAAGGATCAGCGTATCGCCGAACCTTCGATGCACATGGCCGGCAAGACCGGCAGCGCCCAGGTGAAGCGCATCACCCAGTATGAGCGCGACCACAAGCTCTTCGACCAGAAGAAATGGCCCTGGAAGGACCGCCACCACGCGCTCTTCATCGCCTTTGCGCCGGTGCAGGCGCCGGCCTATTGCTGCTCCGTGGTAGTCGAGCACGGCATGGGCGGCGCCAGCGCAGCAGCGCCGATCGCCCGCGATATTCTGCTGGAAGCGCAGACCCGCGACATCTTGCGTCGTGGACCCGTCGATAGGCTCGCCGGAGCGTCGACCACGAAAGGATGA
- the ilvC gene encoding ketol-acid reductoisomerase, whose translation MRVYYDRDADVNLIKTKKVAIIGYGSQGHAHALNLRDSGVKEVQIALKPGSASAKKAEAASFKVLTPAEAAKWADVMMVVTPDEHQAQLWRDDLKPNMRKGAAIAFAHGFNIHFNLVEPRPDLDVFMVAPKGPGHTVRAEYARGGGVPCLLAVAQDASGNAQEIGLSYASAIGGGRAGVIETTFKEECETDLFGEQTVLCGGLTALIMAGYETLVEAGYAPEMAYFECLHEVKLIVDLIYEGGIANMRYSVSNTAEYGDYSRGPRIINDAVKAEMKRVLGEIQSGKFAREWVLENNAGQPSFKAMRRRSAEHDIEKVGEKLRAMMPWLKQNRLVDRTRN comes from the coding sequence ATGCGCGTCTATTACGATCGCGATGCGGATGTAAACCTGATCAAGACCAAGAAGGTCGCGATCATCGGCTATGGCAGCCAGGGGCATGCGCACGCCCTCAATCTGCGCGACTCCGGCGTCAAGGAGGTGCAGATCGCGCTTAAGCCCGGCTCGGCCAGCGCCAAGAAGGCGGAGGCGGCGAGCTTCAAGGTGCTGACGCCTGCCGAAGCGGCGAAATGGGCCGACGTCATGATGGTGGTGACGCCGGACGAGCACCAGGCGCAGCTCTGGCGCGACGACCTGAAGCCAAACATGCGCAAGGGTGCGGCGATTGCCTTCGCCCATGGCTTCAACATCCATTTCAACCTGGTCGAGCCCCGGCCCGATCTCGACGTCTTCATGGTGGCGCCGAAAGGCCCGGGCCACACCGTGCGCGCGGAATATGCGCGCGGCGGCGGCGTTCCCTGCCTGCTCGCGGTCGCCCAGGATGCCTCCGGCAATGCCCAGGAGATCGGTCTCTCCTACGCGTCTGCCATCGGCGGCGGCCGCGCCGGGGTCATCGAGACCACCTTCAAGGAGGAATGCGAGACCGATCTATTCGGTGAACAGACCGTTCTGTGCGGCGGGTTGACGGCCCTGATCATGGCCGGCTACGAGACCCTGGTCGAGGCCGGATATGCGCCGGAAATGGCGTATTTCGAGTGTCTGCACGAGGTGAAGCTGATCGTCGACCTCATCTATGAGGGCGGCATCGCCAATATGCGCTATTCCGTCTCCAACACCGCCGAATACGGCGACTACAGCCGCGGCCCGCGCATCATCAACGACGCGGTCAAAGCCGAGATGAAGCGGGTGCTCGGCGAGATCCAATCCGGCAAGTTCGCCCGGGAATGGGTGCTCGAGAACAATGCCGGCCAACCCAGCTTCAAAGCGATGCGCCGGCGCTCCGCCGAGCATGACATCGAGAAGGTCGGCGAGAAGCTCCGCGCCATGATGCCCTGGCTGAAGCAGAACCGCCTGGTCGACCGCACGCGCAACTAG
- a CDS encoding 2-isopropylmalate synthase: MISATPDKDRVVIFDTTLRDGEQSPGASMNLDEKLRIALVLEEMGVDVIEAGFPISSNGDFEAVRRIAETIKASTVAGLARAARGDIDRAAEALKQARRKRIHTFISTSPLHMKFKLQMEPQQVHQAVIDSVSHARRYTDDVEWSPEDGSRTEHDFLCRCVESAIKAGARTINIPDTVGYAVPEEFGGLIAMLKNRVPNIDKAIISVHCHNDLGLAVANSLAAVNAGARQVECTINGLGERAGNAALEEIVMALRTRADAMPYTTGVKTELITKASRLVSTITGFVVQPNKAIVGANAFAHESGIHQDGMLKNAQTYEIMTPESIGLNRSKLVLGKLSGRTAFRSKLKELGFELGDNALKEAFARFKDLADKKRHVFDEDIVALVDDEVVRTNDRIRFVSLQVVCGSKGPQTAELELMVDGALKATKAAGDGPVDATFNAIKQLYPHEARLTLFQVHAVTEGTDAQAQVTVRMEENGKSVNGQGADVDTLVAAARAYVHALNKLLVKRQKHKPEALTA; the protein is encoded by the coding sequence ATGATCTCCGCGACGCCAGACAAAGACCGCGTCGTCATCTTCGACACGACCTTGCGCGACGGCGAGCAATCGCCCGGTGCCTCGATGAATCTCGATGAGAAGCTGCGCATCGCCCTCGTCTTGGAAGAGATGGGCGTCGATGTGATCGAGGCCGGTTTCCCGATCTCCTCCAACGGCGACTTCGAGGCGGTCAGGCGCATCGCAGAAACGATCAAGGCCTCGACCGTCGCCGGTCTCGCGCGCGCCGCGCGCGGCGACATCGACCGCGCCGCGGAGGCGCTCAAGCAGGCCCGGCGCAAGCGCATCCACACCTTCATCTCGACCAGCCCTCTGCACATGAAGTTCAAGCTGCAGATGGAGCCCCAGCAGGTGCACCAGGCGGTCATCGACAGCGTGAGCCACGCGCGCCGCTACACCGACGATGTGGAATGGAGCCCGGAAGACGGTTCGCGCACCGAGCATGACTTCCTCTGCCGCTGCGTCGAGAGCGCGATCAAGGCGGGTGCGCGCACCATCAACATCCCCGACACCGTCGGCTATGCCGTGCCCGAGGAGTTCGGCGGCCTCATCGCCATGCTGAAGAACCGCGTACCCAACATCGACAAGGCGATCATCTCGGTGCATTGCCACAACGATCTGGGGCTCGCGGTCGCAAATTCCCTGGCCGCCGTCAACGCCGGCGCGCGCCAGGTCGAATGCACGATCAACGGGCTGGGCGAGCGCGCAGGCAATGCGGCGCTGGAAGAGATCGTCATGGCGCTGCGCACCCGCGCCGACGCCATGCCCTATACGACCGGCGTCAAGACCGAGCTCATCACCAAGGCCTCGCGCCTGGTCTCCACCATCACCGGCTTCGTGGTGCAGCCGAACAAGGCGATCGTCGGCGCCAACGCCTTCGCGCACGAGAGCGGCATCCACCAGGACGGGATGCTGAAGAACGCCCAGACCTACGAGATCATGACGCCGGAGTCCATCGGCCTCAACCGCTCGAAACTGGTCTTGGGCAAGCTCTCGGGCCGCACCGCCTTCAGGTCCAAGCTGAAGGAGCTGGGCTTCGAGCTGGGCGACAATGCGCTGAAGGAAGCCTTCGCGCGCTTCAAGGACCTGGCCGACAAGAAGCGCCATGTGTTCGACGAGGACATCGTGGCCTTGGTCGACGACGAGGTGGTGCGGACGAACGATCGCATTCGCTTCGTCAGCCTGCAGGTCGTCTGCGGCTCCAAGGGACCGCAAACCGCCGAGCTCGAGCTCATGGTCGACGGCGCGCTCAAAGCGACCAAGGCCGCCGGCGACGGGCCGGTCGATGCCACCTTCAACGCCATCAAGCAGCTCTACCCGCATGAAGCGCGGCTGACCCTGTTCCAGGTGCATGCGGTGACCGAAGGCACCGATGCCCAGGCGCAGGTGACCGTGCGCATGGAGGAGAACGGCAAATCCGTGAACGGCCAGGGCGCCGACGTCGACACGCTCGTCGCCGCCGCCCGCGCCTACGTGCATGCGCTCAACAAGCTCCTGGTCAAGCGCCAGAAGCACAAGCCGGAGGCGCTCACCGCCTGA
- the mreD gene encoding rod shape-determining protein MreD, whose amino-acid sequence MTPAIAHWLDVWGRRSTPVLTILMLVLIGVVPFSVPGLPLVAPAGPMIAVFYWAVYRPDLLPAVAVFALGLAEDVLAGTPIGVSSLVYLFVYGTSLSQRRALLGKPFVLAWMVLLVIGLGAAAIAWLLNSILLSALVPPRALIFQTLATIVLFPCLAWALVRVHRYLVH is encoded by the coding sequence ATGACGCCGGCGATCGCCCATTGGCTCGACGTCTGGGGCAGGCGATCGACACCGGTCCTTACCATCCTCATGCTCGTGCTCATCGGCGTCGTTCCCTTCTCCGTCCCCGGCCTGCCTCTGGTGGCACCGGCCGGGCCGATGATCGCGGTCTTCTATTGGGCGGTCTATCGCCCCGACCTCTTGCCGGCGGTCGCCGTCTTCGCCCTCGGCCTGGCTGAGGACGTGCTCGCGGGCACGCCGATCGGCGTCAGCTCGCTTGTCTATCTCTTCGTCTACGGCACATCCTTGAGCCAGAGGCGGGCGCTCCTCGGCAAGCCCTTCGTGCTGGCTTGGATGGTGCTTCTGGTGATCGGGCTGGGTGCCGCCGCGATCGCCTGGCTGCTCAACTCGATCCTCTTGAGCGCGCTGGTGCCGCCGCGCGCCCTCATCTTCCAGACCTTGGCGACGATCGTGCTGTTTCCATGCCTTGCCTGGGCGCTGGTGCGCGTCCACCGCTACCTGGTGCATTAG
- a CDS encoding Gfo/Idh/MocA family oxidoreductase → MLGIGVVGAGIVGQVAHIANYRQFNDCQIVALADLRAELCRRVGERFGIPRLYRSHLELLQDPAVEAVVVVTNRPATGPVVLDALEASKQVFSEKPMAHTLAQATRLVEAAEARNLRYAVGFMKRHDAGLQTGKRLFDALLADGSLGKLVFARCYCFTGDFAANVDDYVMTAEQRPEGLKIWPIAPDWMPEAWVRPYAQFLNVFVHDVNTFRYVMGRTPELLDVRLGQPTGHIVTFDFGTCLGVMELGETSVPGWHEGLEIFFEKGRLLIEFAAPLLRNASAQVTLERAGGARETIMPAIDWSWAFRRQTEAFVKDVRTGSLPLGNGRDALEDLRLIEEIWRRHLAAEGKPTPSLPLAGVSAPDVSRLRSA, encoded by the coding sequence ATGCTTGGAATCGGCGTCGTTGGCGCCGGAATCGTCGGACAAGTGGCGCATATCGCCAATTACCGGCAGTTCAACGATTGTCAGATCGTCGCCTTGGCCGACCTCAGAGCCGAGCTGTGCAGACGCGTCGGCGAGCGCTTCGGCATCCCGCGGCTCTACCGGTCGCATCTCGAGCTCTTGCAGGATCCGGCGGTCGAAGCGGTCGTTGTCGTTACGAATCGACCCGCGACCGGCCCGGTGGTCCTGGACGCGCTCGAAGCCAGCAAGCAGGTGTTCTCCGAGAAACCGATGGCCCACACGCTGGCCCAGGCAACGCGGCTGGTCGAGGCGGCCGAGGCGCGCAACCTCCGCTATGCCGTCGGCTTCATGAAGCGTCACGATGCTGGCCTGCAGACCGGCAAACGTCTCTTCGACGCGCTTCTCGCAGATGGCTCGCTCGGCAAGCTCGTCTTCGCCCGCTGCTACTGCTTCACGGGCGATTTCGCGGCCAATGTCGACGACTACGTCATGACCGCCGAGCAACGGCCCGAGGGGCTCAAGATCTGGCCAATCGCGCCGGACTGGATGCCTGAGGCGTGGGTTCGGCCCTATGCGCAGTTCCTCAATGTGTTCGTCCATGACGTGAACACCTTTCGCTACGTCATGGGACGCACGCCTGAATTGCTCGACGTCCGATTGGGCCAACCTACCGGCCATATCGTGACCTTTGATTTCGGCACATGCCTTGGCGTCATGGAGCTCGGTGAAACGAGCGTTCCCGGCTGGCATGAAGGACTCGAGATCTTCTTCGAGAAGGGGCGGCTGCTCATCGAGTTCGCGGCCCCGCTGCTGCGCAACGCTTCCGCGCAGGTGACGTTGGAGCGCGCCGGCGGCGCACGGGAAACGATCATGCCAGCCATCGACTGGAGCTGGGCCTTTCGTCGGCAGACGGAAGCCTTCGTAAAGGACGTTCGAACCGGGAGCCTGCCGCTTGGCAACGGTCGCGACGCGCTCGAGGACCTCCGCCTGATCGAGGAAATCTGGCGCCGCCACCTGGCCGCGGAGGGCAAGCCCACCCCGAGTCTGCCACTTGCTGGCGTCAGCGCACCAGACGTGAGCCGCTTAAGAAGTGCCTGA